From Acidipropionibacterium acidipropionici, one genomic window encodes:
- a CDS encoding BMP family lipoprotein, whose translation MFCFRRHPVKKSLTAVAAVISAMALSLSACAQAPDESGGSSASATGSSSQAAGSGSFKACMVSDSAGFTDKSFNQTSLAGLTKAASDLKVSTAKVESKDDKDYAVNIQSMIDAKCTMIVSVGFLLENATVAAAKANPDVNFAIVDSQPANAPKNLKPLIFNTAESSFEAGYLAASMTKSGKVGTFGGQKIPTVTIFMDGFAQGVDYYNTQKKKSVQVLGWDAKKQDGQFVPQPNPFQNVAGGKTTAQTLVNQGADIVLPVAGNAGNGALQVVKSSGGKVNAIWVDADGCDTQPTYCSSIITSVYKGMDVAVYDAIKAAKDGNFTGDPYVGSLKDGGTGLSPFHTFDSKVPADLKSELNAIKADIASGKIKITSTAQPK comes from the coding sequence ATGTTCTGCTTCAGGAGGCATCCCGTGAAGAAGTCACTCACCGCGGTCGCGGCTGTCATCTCAGCCATGGCCCTGTCCCTGTCGGCCTGTGCCCAGGCCCCCGACGAGTCCGGGGGCTCCAGCGCATCGGCCACCGGTTCCTCGTCCCAGGCCGCAGGCAGCGGCAGTTTCAAGGCCTGCATGGTCTCGGACTCCGCCGGATTCACCGACAAGTCGTTCAACCAGACCTCCCTGGCGGGTCTGACGAAGGCCGCCTCGGACCTCAAGGTGAGCACCGCGAAGGTCGAGTCCAAGGATGACAAGGACTACGCGGTCAACATCCAGTCCATGATCGACGCCAAGTGCACGATGATCGTCTCGGTCGGCTTCCTTCTGGAGAACGCCACCGTCGCCGCGGCCAAGGCGAACCCGGATGTGAACTTCGCGATCGTCGACTCCCAGCCCGCGAACGCCCCGAAGAACCTCAAGCCGCTGATCTTCAACACCGCCGAGTCCTCCTTCGAGGCCGGCTACCTCGCCGCTTCGATGACGAAGTCCGGCAAGGTCGGCACCTTCGGCGGCCAGAAGATCCCCACCGTGACGATCTTCATGGACGGCTTCGCCCAGGGCGTCGACTACTACAACACCCAGAAGAAGAAGTCGGTCCAGGTGCTGGGCTGGGACGCCAAGAAGCAGGACGGCCAGTTCGTCCCGCAGCCGAACCCGTTCCAGAACGTGGCCGGCGGCAAGACCACGGCTCAGACGCTGGTCAACCAGGGCGCTGACATCGTCCTGCCGGTGGCCGGCAACGCGGGCAACGGCGCTCTGCAGGTCGTGAAGTCCTCGGGCGGCAAGGTCAACGCGATCTGGGTCGACGCCGACGGGTGCGATACCCAGCCGACCTACTGCTCCAGCATCATCACCTCGGTGTACAAGGGCATGGACGTCGCCGTCTACGACGCCATCAAGGCCGCCAAGGACGGCAACTTCACGGGCGATCCCTACGTCGGATCCCTCAAGGACGGCGGCACCGGGCTGTCCCCGTTCCACACCTTCGACTCGAAGGTCCCGGCCGATCTGAAGTCGGAGCTGAACGCGATCAAGGCCGACATCGCGTCCGGGAAGATCAAGATCACCTCGACTGCTCAGCCCAAGTGA
- a CDS encoding phosphotransferase — translation MRGPDPDGSQLLTGPAVENLLRAAVDHAGGQLESWRLDHVDANPGRSTTATYQAVVRWPYGTRPELLGVSARSAGPVTSDTRAEIFADGDREVAVWLYPDDPDLPGLATAAYPERMADLITRLGLVGRPVSPAQVSLHMIGYRPRRRAVLRVDVTDPRRTFYVKVLRDRLFDEILARHRILLRGGVPSPIVAGTTDDNLLILAELPGRPLAKAIFDPVEPCTADDLIDVLDTMPAEVAALERRPPWTDAVDHYSQMVSAALPSQAGRLGWMSSMIVQGLAPVPPGDEATHGDFHEGQVHVADGRVCGVLDVDTIGPGRRADDLACMVAHLSTVQRMDAQQAARVHHLIRTWVPVFDERVDPTELRLRAAAVIISLATGPYRGQEPHWERETIAILDAAEALVRQVF, via the coding sequence ATGCGCGGCCCCGACCCGGACGGGTCGCAGCTGCTCACCGGGCCGGCCGTGGAGAACCTTCTGCGCGCCGCCGTCGACCATGCCGGGGGACAGCTGGAGAGCTGGCGGCTGGATCACGTCGACGCCAACCCCGGCCGCTCCACCACGGCCACCTACCAGGCCGTGGTCCGGTGGCCCTACGGCACCCGCCCGGAACTGCTGGGGGTGAGCGCGCGAAGCGCCGGGCCCGTGACCAGCGACACGAGGGCCGAGATCTTCGCCGACGGGGACCGCGAGGTCGCGGTGTGGCTGTACCCCGATGATCCCGACCTGCCCGGTCTGGCCACCGCCGCCTACCCGGAGCGGATGGCCGATCTCATCACACGGCTCGGCCTGGTGGGCCGCCCCGTGAGCCCGGCCCAGGTGAGCCTCCACATGATCGGCTACCGGCCGCGGCGGCGGGCGGTGCTGAGGGTCGACGTCACCGATCCGCGGCGCACCTTCTACGTCAAGGTGCTGCGCGACAGGCTCTTCGACGAGATCCTCGCCCGGCACCGGATCCTGCTGCGCGGCGGGGTCCCGTCGCCGATCGTGGCCGGCACCACCGACGACAACCTGCTCATCCTCGCCGAGCTGCCCGGCCGGCCGCTGGCGAAGGCGATCTTCGACCCGGTGGAGCCCTGCACCGCCGACGACCTCATCGACGTCCTGGACACCATGCCGGCCGAGGTCGCCGCGCTGGAGCGGCGCCCGCCCTGGACCGACGCGGTCGACCACTACTCCCAGATGGTCTCGGCCGCCCTTCCCTCCCAGGCGGGGCGGTTGGGGTGGATGTCCTCGATGATCGTCCAGGGGCTCGCCCCGGTGCCCCCCGGTGACGAGGCCACCCACGGCGACTTCCACGAGGGCCAGGTGCACGTCGCCGACGGCCGGGTCTGCGGGGTCCTCGACGTCGACACGATCGGGCCGGGACGCCGCGCCGATGACCTGGCCTGCATGGTCGCCCACCTGTCCACCGTGCAGCGGATGGACGCCCAGCAGGCGGCACGGGTGCATCACCTGATCCGCACCTGGGTGCCGGTCTTCGACGAACGGGTCGATCCCACCGAGCTGAGGCTGCGCGCGGCCGCCGTCATCATCTCCCTGGCCACCGGGCCGTACCGCGGTCAGGAGCCCCACTGGGAGCGGGAGACGATCGCGATCCTGGACGCCGCGGAGGCCCTCGTCCGACAGGTCTTCTGA
- a CDS encoding hemolysin family protein has protein sequence MTEVLSNSALVLLFILIGGVFSAAEMSLVTLREAQVQRLVATHGARGRAIQRLVDDPNRFLSSVQIGVTVSGFLASAFGGATLSTHLDPVLIGWGLPPSVAAPVSLVLITVVISYFSIVLGELTAKRLAMQRAEGFSLVLGPFTSAISVVFKPLIRFLGFSTDLAVRVLGGDPGAARQEVTEEELRSMVVSSASLGKEERRILDEVFDAGEKSLREVMVPRTEVDFLNGSMTAAQAAAVVRDGSHSRYPVTDGSVDQIAGFIHVRDLLVLDPAERHAKVVQLVRPVVSLPDSVLLLKALSELRRRQANLAMVLDEYGGTAGIVTMEDLVEEIVGDITDEYDTVAPTDALHARLRDIDGLMTLEEFGDRVGLVLPEGPYDTVAGYFMSQSGQVPVKGAKISVHLESADAMAEQQDEEPEPNVEMTVTEVDGRRASWLDLRRIEATPAPSVDDGSERRP, from the coding sequence GTGACTGAGGTGTTGTCGAATTCCGCCCTGGTTCTCCTCTTCATCCTCATCGGCGGGGTGTTCTCGGCGGCGGAGATGTCGCTGGTCACGCTGCGCGAGGCACAGGTCCAACGACTCGTGGCCACCCACGGCGCCCGAGGCCGTGCCATCCAGAGACTGGTCGACGACCCCAACCGGTTCCTGTCATCGGTTCAGATCGGCGTCACCGTGTCCGGCTTCCTGGCCTCGGCCTTCGGCGGTGCCACCCTGTCGACCCACCTGGATCCGGTGCTCATCGGGTGGGGGCTGCCCCCGTCCGTCGCCGCCCCGGTCTCCCTGGTCCTCATCACGGTGGTGATCTCCTACTTCTCCATCGTGCTGGGAGAGCTCACCGCCAAGCGCCTGGCGATGCAGCGGGCCGAGGGGTTCTCCCTTGTGCTGGGCCCGTTCACCAGCGCCATCTCCGTCGTGTTCAAACCGCTCATCCGGTTTCTCGGCTTCTCCACCGATCTTGCCGTGCGTGTCCTGGGCGGCGACCCCGGGGCGGCGCGTCAGGAGGTCACCGAGGAGGAGCTCAGATCGATGGTGGTCTCCTCGGCGAGCCTCGGCAAGGAGGAGCGCCGGATCCTCGACGAGGTCTTCGACGCCGGTGAGAAATCGCTGCGCGAGGTGATGGTGCCGCGCACCGAGGTCGATTTCCTGAACGGCTCGATGACCGCCGCACAGGCCGCCGCCGTGGTCCGCGACGGCTCCCACTCGCGATATCCGGTCACCGACGGGTCGGTCGACCAGATCGCCGGGTTCATCCATGTGCGCGACCTGCTGGTCCTCGATCCTGCCGAGCGGCACGCCAAGGTCGTCCAGCTGGTCCGCCCGGTGGTGTCCCTGCCCGATTCCGTGCTCCTGCTCAAGGCCCTGTCGGAGCTCCGTCGGCGCCAGGCCAATCTCGCGATGGTGCTGGACGAGTACGGCGGCACGGCGGGCATCGTCACCATGGAGGACCTCGTGGAGGAGATCGTCGGCGACATCACCGACGAGTACGACACCGTCGCTCCGACCGACGCGCTGCACGCCCGACTGCGCGACATCGACGGTCTCATGACGCTGGAGGAGTTCGGCGACCGGGTCGGGCTGGTGCTGCCGGAGGGCCCCTACGACACGGTCGCGGGATACTTCATGTCCCAATCCGGCCAGGTCCCGGTCAAAGGTGCGAAGATCAGCGTGCATCTGGAGAGCGCGGACGCGATGGCCGAGCAGCAGGACGAGGAACCGGAGCCGAATGTGGAGATGACAGTCACCGAGGTCGACGGTCGGCGGGCCTCCTGGTTGGATCTGCGCCGCATCGAGGCGACGCCGGCCCCATCGGTCGACGACGGGTCGGAGCGACGGCCGTGA